In one window of Nitrospira sp. DNA:
- the lpxC gene encoding UDP-3-O-acyl-N-acetylglucosamine deacetylase, producing MFVTSVTIGGYVRNQQTLAAPVTCSGVGLHSGQPATMTLRPAPPNTGVVFVIRNGKTSASLAASIDHLVPTELCTAIHSNGFQVKTIEHVLSALAGLEIDNVYIDVTAGEVPVMDGSAAPFVQLIQSAGRVSQNRRQPYLKIMAPIEVSEGSKWVRIEPSATPRITYTIHYDHPSIKTQTYMHECTAANFEQHIAEARTFGFLHEVQALWARGLGQGGTLENTVVLSEEGVVNESGLRFPNEFVRHKILDLIGDFSLLGMPFIGHISAERSGHALHNRLVKQILSQPEKWMILNAEPAASEARSTVSVTRHLPAVALQAS from the coding sequence ATGTTCGTCACGTCTGTAACTATTGGAGGATACGTGAGGAACCAACAGACTCTTGCAGCACCGGTCACCTGTTCAGGCGTCGGGCTCCATTCGGGCCAGCCCGCAACCATGACGCTTCGGCCAGCGCCCCCCAACACAGGGGTGGTGTTCGTCATTCGCAATGGGAAAACCAGCGCCTCGCTTGCTGCGTCTATCGACCACTTGGTTCCCACGGAACTCTGCACCGCCATTCATAGCAACGGATTTCAGGTCAAGACCATTGAGCATGTTCTTTCTGCATTGGCGGGGCTTGAAATCGATAATGTCTATATCGATGTGACCGCCGGGGAAGTGCCCGTCATGGACGGAAGCGCCGCCCCCTTCGTCCAGCTGATCCAATCGGCCGGCCGGGTGTCACAAAATCGCCGTCAGCCCTATCTCAAGATTATGGCTCCCATCGAAGTATCCGAGGGGTCCAAGTGGGTTCGGATCGAACCCTCTGCCACACCGCGCATTACCTATACGATTCACTACGATCACCCGTCGATCAAGACGCAGACGTACATGCATGAATGCACCGCCGCCAACTTCGAGCAGCACATCGCCGAAGCACGGACATTTGGATTTCTCCATGAAGTGCAAGCGCTCTGGGCGCGGGGCCTAGGGCAAGGCGGAACCTTGGAGAATACGGTGGTGCTGTCAGAAGAGGGCGTGGTCAACGAATCAGGGCTCAGATTTCCCAACGAGTTCGTGCGCCACAAGATCCTCGACCTGATTGGCGATTTCTCGCTGCTCGGCATGCCGTTCATCGGCCACATCAGCGCTGAACGATCAGGACATGCCCTGCACAACCGTCTGGTGAAGCAAATCCTCAGTCAGCCGGAAAAATGGATGATCCTCAATGCGGAACCGGCCGCATCAGAAGCGCGCTCGACGGTATCCGTGACCCGCCACCTGCCGGCTGTCGCCCTTCAAGCCTCCTAA
- a CDS encoding RiPP maturation radical SAM C-methyltransferase, with amino-acid sequence MSGQAQVALVNMPFSYSKYPSIQLGTLSALLKAKGIPVDCHHLNVRFAHKIGVPLYEMICEKRALFGEWLFSYLLFRDNPKRAEYPRVFKPVFEQVAQESGQPISFFEDMATRTAPQFLTWAMTAIDWGQYKLVGFTSTFDQNVASLTLAKLIKDLYPHVKIVFGGANYDGEMGMEYFRAFPFIDYVVVGEGEEVFPQLVSHVLEGKPESVPNGVIFREQDQIRLTPNPALFADFAKTGPPDYDDYYHLLAELGDAAQGLDRILLYEGSRGCWWGEKHHCTFCGLNAQSMKFRAKSPEQAAREMSALSSRYDTTRFRLVDNIIDMKYVENLFGQFAAAHCDLDVFIETKSNLQKSQIRTLAVGGVKCMQPGLESLSLSQLKAMDKGVTPMQNIICLKWSYYYRVAVSWNILLGFPGETNEDYRRQIDLLPSLFHLQAPEATGKFWLQRFSPYFTRPHEYGVRITAPGMAYEYVYDAARVDLMKIAYDFEYELDNWPVDPHLYQELVGLVEEWQRRARGSDRPFLYYSKAMEYVTVYDGRDPQAPTRERFDWPAAGIIEACNEAAKSRDQMRVTLKEAKSDLALSDDELNEALRILTSRRILYEERGKYFTLAIPENQYL; translated from the coding sequence ATGAGCGGCCAAGCCCAGGTGGCGCTCGTCAACATGCCGTTCAGTTACTCGAAGTATCCGTCGATCCAGCTCGGCACGCTCTCCGCTCTGCTCAAAGCAAAGGGCATCCCAGTCGATTGCCACCACTTGAATGTCCGCTTCGCGCACAAGATCGGTGTGCCGCTCTATGAAATGATCTGCGAGAAGCGCGCGCTCTTTGGCGAGTGGCTCTTTTCGTATCTGCTCTTCCGGGATAATCCCAAGCGGGCTGAATATCCGCGGGTCTTCAAGCCGGTCTTCGAGCAGGTGGCCCAAGAAAGCGGCCAGCCCATCTCCTTCTTTGAAGACATGGCGACGCGGACCGCTCCGCAATTTCTGACCTGGGCGATGACGGCAATCGATTGGGGCCAGTACAAGCTGGTGGGCTTCACCTCCACGTTCGACCAGAATGTGGCGAGCCTGACGCTGGCGAAATTGATCAAGGATCTCTATCCCCACGTCAAGATCGTGTTCGGCGGGGCCAACTACGACGGCGAGATGGGGATGGAATATTTCCGGGCCTTTCCCTTTATCGACTATGTCGTGGTGGGCGAAGGAGAAGAGGTCTTTCCTCAGTTGGTGAGCCATGTGCTCGAGGGGAAACCGGAATCCGTACCGAATGGAGTCATCTTCCGGGAGCAGGATCAGATTCGCTTGACCCCGAATCCGGCGCTATTTGCCGACTTCGCGAAGACCGGACCGCCGGACTATGACGACTATTACCATCTGCTGGCCGAACTCGGCGATGCGGCGCAGGGGTTGGATCGCATTCTCCTCTACGAAGGCTCACGCGGCTGCTGGTGGGGGGAGAAGCATCACTGCACGTTCTGCGGCTTGAATGCGCAGAGCATGAAGTTCCGCGCGAAGTCGCCGGAGCAGGCCGCGCGCGAGATGTCCGCCCTCTCCAGCCGGTACGACACGACCCGGTTCAGACTGGTCGATAACATCATCGACATGAAGTATGTCGAGAACTTGTTCGGTCAATTTGCCGCCGCCCACTGCGATCTCGATGTGTTCATCGAAACGAAGAGCAATCTCCAGAAGAGCCAGATCCGCACACTGGCCGTGGGGGGCGTGAAGTGCATGCAGCCGGGATTGGAAAGCCTCAGCCTCTCGCAGCTCAAGGCGATGGACAAGGGCGTGACGCCCATGCAGAACATCATCTGCCTGAAGTGGAGTTACTACTACCGAGTGGCGGTGTCCTGGAATATCCTCCTCGGCTTTCCCGGTGAAACCAATGAGGACTATCGGCGGCAGATCGATCTCCTCCCGTCCCTCTTTCATTTGCAGGCACCGGAGGCAACCGGGAAATTCTGGCTGCAGCGGTTTAGCCCTTACTTCACCAGGCCGCATGAATATGGGGTTCGGATTACGGCGCCTGGCATGGCCTATGAGTATGTGTATGATGCGGCACGCGTCGATTTGATGAAGATTGCCTACGATTTCGAATATGAACTCGACAACTGGCCGGTGGATCCGCACCTCTATCAGGAATTGGTCGGTTTGGTGGAAGAATGGCAGCGGCGGGCGCGCGGCAGCGACCGGCCGTTTCTGTATTACTCCAAGGCGATGGAGTACGTCACGGTCTACGACGGGCGTGATCCTCAGGCACCGACCAGGGAACGGTTCGACTGGCCTGCGGCCGGCATCATCGAGGCTTGCAACGAGGCGGCAAAGAGCCGGGATCAGATGCGTGTGACGCTGAAGGAAGCCAAGAGTGACCTGGCGCTCTCAGATGACGAACTGAACGAAGCTCTGAGGATCTTGACCAGCCGACGCATTCTCTACGAAGAGCGGGGGAAATACTTCACGCTGGCCATTCCGGAAAACCAATATCTCTGA
- a CDS encoding response regulator transcription factor, translating into MEKIKVLIADDHRVVREGLAAILKTKEDLQIVGEAQDGIEAVEKARTLEPDVILMDVSMPRMGGVEATRQIKREFPHIGIVALTMYEEQQYIFDLVRAGATGYLLKDSESSQIVAAIRAIYRGESLIHPSVASKILAEFSLMAQKKGKKPGWVEHDLTEREITVLRLVADGKTNKEIANNLDLSEKTVKNHVRNIFHKLQVYDRTQAAILAIRKGLIELDPRP; encoded by the coding sequence ATGGAAAAGATTAAGGTCTTAATCGCCGACGATCATCGGGTCGTGCGCGAAGGATTGGCGGCTATTCTCAAAACGAAAGAAGATCTTCAGATCGTCGGAGAGGCGCAAGACGGGATCGAAGCCGTCGAAAAAGCGCGCACCTTGGAGCCCGACGTGATCCTGATGGACGTGAGCATGCCGCGCATGGGGGGCGTCGAGGCCACAAGGCAAATCAAGCGCGAGTTCCCGCACATCGGCATCGTCGCCCTGACGATGTACGAAGAGCAGCAATACATTTTCGACCTCGTCCGCGCCGGAGCCACCGGCTATCTCTTGAAAGACTCGGAATCGTCACAGATTGTCGCGGCCATTCGGGCCATTTACCGCGGGGAGTCGCTGATCCATCCATCCGTAGCCAGCAAGATCTTGGCCGAGTTTTCGCTGATGGCTCAGAAAAAGGGCAAGAAGCCAGGGTGGGTTGAGCACGATTTGACTGAACGGGAAATTACCGTGCTCCGGCTGGTTGCCGATGGCAAAACCAACAAAGAAATCGCCAATAACCTCGACCTGAGCGAAAAGACCGTCAAAAATCATGTGCGGAACATCTTCCATAAGCTCCAAGTGTATGACCGGACACAAGCAGCCATCTTGGCGATTCGCAAAGGCTTGATTGAATTAGATCCTCGTCCCTAA
- a CDS encoding 4a-hydroxytetrahydrobiopterin dehydratase, translated as MGLADHQCVPCRGGVPSLPAERVQALLSELGRGWSLNAQGHLERLYTFKDFAQALAYVNTVSAIAEAEGHHPDLYLAWGKCKVEIWTHKINGLTESDFYLAAKADREFEPFRAAAR; from the coding sequence ATGGGGCTTGCCGATCATCAATGCGTGCCTTGCCGGGGCGGCGTCCCTTCTCTGCCCGCTGAGCGGGTCCAGGCGCTGCTGAGCGAACTCGGCCGAGGCTGGTCGTTGAACGCGCAGGGCCATCTGGAGAGGCTCTATACGTTCAAAGATTTTGCTCAGGCCTTGGCCTATGTGAATACCGTGAGTGCGATTGCCGAGGCCGAAGGCCATCATCCGGATCTCTACCTGGCCTGGGGGAAGTGCAAGGTGGAGATCTGGACACACAAAATCAACGGCCTGACGGAAAGCGATTTCTATCTCGCGGCAAAAGCCGACCGTGAATTCGAGCCGTTCCGTGCAGCGGCCAGGTAA
- a CDS encoding winged helix-turn-helix domain-containing protein: protein MDDEIATIKKYLELAETLYRVEADKAKLASLSSQIITDDNKGVRALPVMDVTDQSREILLGRSKYVGKSVPEAAYEILRESNRSMHAKELVQRLVEGGLQIKGKTPLTSVATSLKRDKRFRKVGPNTFEALEDVLIQAV from the coding sequence TTGGATGACGAAATTGCGACGATCAAGAAGTATCTTGAACTGGCCGAAACGCTCTACCGCGTGGAGGCCGATAAAGCCAAACTCGCCAGCCTGTCCAGCCAAATTATTACCGATGACAACAAGGGTGTGCGCGCGTTGCCGGTCATGGACGTGACGGATCAGTCGCGGGAAATTCTGCTGGGGCGAAGCAAGTACGTTGGGAAGAGCGTGCCGGAAGCGGCGTATGAAATTCTTCGCGAGTCAAATCGGTCCATGCATGCGAAGGAGCTGGTCCAGCGCTTAGTGGAAGGCGGCCTTCAGATCAAAGGCAAGACGCCGCTCACCTCGGTTGCGACGTCGCTCAAGCGGGATAAGCGGTTTAGAAAAGTTGGGCCGAATACGTTTGAAGCGTTGGAAGATGTGTTGATCCAAGCAGTGTAA
- a CDS encoding arsenosugar biosynthesis-associated peroxidase-like protein: MDSYYHAHDLGKFSDIGKGNKELWDKFMSYYSAVFAEGALTEREKALIALAVAHAVQCPYCIDAYTQASLEKGSNIEEMTEAVHVACAIRGGASLVHGVQMRNVAEKLSM; this comes from the coding sequence ATGGACTCGTATTATCACGCGCACGATCTGGGTAAATTCAGCGACATCGGGAAAGGCAACAAGGAGCTCTGGGACAAGTTCATGAGCTACTACAGCGCCGTGTTTGCCGAGGGCGCCCTCACGGAGCGGGAGAAGGCCCTCATCGCGCTCGCCGTGGCACATGCCGTGCAGTGTCCCTATTGCATCGATGCCTACACCCAAGCGTCGCTGGAAAAGGGATCGAACATTGAGGAAATGACGGAAGCGGTGCATGTGGCCTGCGCCATTAGGGGAGGGGCGTCACTCGTCCACGGGGTGCAGATGCGCAACGTGGCCGAGAAGCTGTCGATGTAA
- a CDS encoding inositol monophosphatase family protein yields the protein MNCSTHQTDLQNLLETAMTAARQAGAILMGYAKSGFHIEYKSAINLVTEADHAAEQCVIDAIRSQFPTHGFLAEERGRVDQEPSPYLWIIDPLDGTTNFAHGFPAYCVSIGLEHQGQSVLGVVYDPTRDELFSATRGGGAHLNGRPIHVSQTAALDQALLVTGFAYDIRETPQNNLDHFVRFALRAQGIRRTGSAALDLCYVAAGRFDGFWEVKLNPWDMAAGTVILKEAGGQVTNLRGETHSLYGQELVSSNGLIHEPMLSVIQESLRATPSKP from the coding sequence ATGAATTGTTCAACACATCAGACCGATCTCCAAAACCTGCTTGAAACGGCCATGACAGCGGCGCGACAGGCTGGAGCCATTTTGATGGGCTATGCCAAATCAGGTTTTCACATTGAATATAAAAGCGCCATCAATCTCGTCACAGAAGCGGACCATGCCGCAGAACAATGTGTGATCGACGCCATCCGCTCACAATTTCCCACGCACGGCTTTCTCGCCGAAGAACGTGGCCGAGTCGATCAGGAACCCTCGCCATACCTGTGGATCATCGACCCGCTCGACGGCACCACGAATTTTGCTCACGGATTCCCCGCCTATTGTGTTTCCATTGGATTGGAACACCAGGGACAGAGTGTATTGGGAGTGGTATACGATCCGACCCGCGATGAACTCTTCAGCGCGACACGTGGAGGCGGCGCGCATCTGAATGGCCGCCCGATTCACGTCTCGCAGACGGCGGCTCTCGATCAAGCGCTGCTTGTGACGGGCTTCGCCTACGATATCCGGGAGACACCACAGAACAACCTTGACCATTTCGTCCGCTTTGCCCTCCGCGCACAAGGCATCCGTCGCACCGGCTCCGCCGCGCTGGACCTGTGCTATGTAGCAGCCGGACGCTTCGACGGGTTTTGGGAAGTCAAACTCAATCCGTGGGACATGGCGGCAGGAACGGTCATCCTGAAAGAAGCAGGGGGACAGGTCACAAACCTACGTGGAGAAACCCATTCCTTGTACGGCCAAGAGCTCGTGTCGAGCAATGGCCTCATCCATGAGCCTATGCTGTCCGTCATTCAGGAATCCCTGCGCGCCACGCCATCCAAGCCATGA